In Mangifera indica cultivar Alphonso unplaced genomic scaffold, CATAS_Mindica_2.1 Un_0005, whole genome shotgun sequence, a single window of DNA contains:
- the LOC123205443 gene encoding nuclear transcription factor Y subunit B-1-like has protein sequence MTGKRNQSSPMGSLSSGNIFDSFSKEQDRFLPIANVSRIMKNSLPANAKISKEAKETVQECVSEFISFITGEASDKCQKEKRKTINGDDLLWAMTTLGFENYVGPLKVYLNKYRETEGEKHSMPRQDDHHQALISATNNEETHKMNGSLSVSNADFHNFNMGFYSLGAQATAKSLGESTRAIGYGENFGTEGLNFSRIQPENGERNGNRVAMAAARVHGGVER, from the coding sequence ATGACTGGGAAGCGAAACCAATCAAGCCCAATGGGCAGCCTTTCGTCGGGGAACATCTTCGATAGCTTCTCGAAGGAGCAGGATCGATTCCTGCCGATTGCAAACGTGAGTCGGATCATGAAAAACTCTCTCCCTGCCAATGCCAAAATCTCTAAAGAAGCTAAAGAGACTGTCCAAGAATGCGTCTCCGAGTTCATTAGCTTCATCACCGGGGAAGCGTCAGACAAGTGCCAAAAGGAGAAGCGAAAGACCATCAATGGCGATGATCTTTTGTGGGCGATGACGACATTAGGGTTTGAGAATTACGTTGGACCCCTGAAGGTTTACCTCAACAAATATAGAGAAACTGAGGGAGAAAAACACTCAATGCCTCGACAAGATGATCATCATCAAGCTCTCATCTCCGCCACGAATAATGAAGAAACTCATAAAATGAATGGTTCTTTATCAGTTTCAAATGcagattttcataattttaacatgGGATTTTACTCCCTTGGGGCACAAGCAACCGCAAAAAGTCTTGGAGAGAGCACAAGGGCGATTGGCTATGGAGAAAATTTTGGCACAGAAGGGTTAAATTTCAGCAGGATTCAACCTGAAAATGGAGAGAGAAATGGAAACAGAGTGGCCATGGCAGCAGCTCGCGTTCATGGAGGAGTTGAACGGTAG